In Methanomicrobium antiquum, one DNA window encodes the following:
- a CDS encoding glutamate synthase-related protein, translated as MTIGSIPPKYKISIDNSLCMLCERCIENCSYGVFRREEQRIVPDSKKCTACHRCISMCPRDAITLQKKPNDYRYHPVWTRDAREDIYKQAKTGQIILSGMGNAAEYPIIFDSLLLDACQVTNPSIDPLREPMELRTYIGKKPKQIELTKTKSGDYDLKTELSPNLKLETPIMIGHMSYGAISLNAQLAMAKAAADTGTFMGTGEGGLHEALHPYQNNMIVQIASGRFGVDINYLERGAAIEIKIGQGAKPGIGGHLPGEKVSEDVSKTRMIPLHSDAISPAPHHDIYSIEDLAQLVRSLKEATEWKKPVFVKIAAVHNAAAIAAGIARSSADAVVVDGFRGGSGATPKVFRDNVGIPIEAAVAAIDSKLRDQGVRNEISVIASGGIRNSADLTKIIALGADAVYIGTAALISMGCRVCGSCYKGLCPWGIATQRQDLVDRLNPDEAYKNVSNLINGWTLELSELMGAAGINSIESLRGNRDRLRGYLLDEEIMNILDVQMVGA; from the coding sequence ATGACAATTGGAAGCATACCTCCTAAATATAAAATAAGTATTGACAATTCTCTTTGTATGCTATGCGAACGCTGTATTGAAAATTGTTCATACGGTGTTTTTAGACGCGAAGAACAGAGAATTGTTCCGGATTCAAAGAAATGCACTGCCTGCCACAGATGCATTTCTATGTGTCCCCGTGATGCAATAACTCTTCAGAAAAAACCAAATGACTATCGCTATCATCCTGTCTGGACACGTGATGCAAGAGAAGACATATATAAACAGGCTAAAACAGGTCAGATCATTCTATCAGGGATGGGAAATGCCGCAGAATATCCGATAATATTTGACAGTCTCTTACTTGACGCATGCCAGGTTACAAATCCAAGCATCGATCCCCTGCGTGAACCAATGGAGCTTAGAACCTATATCGGAAAAAAGCCAAAACAAATTGAACTTACTAAAACTAAATCCGGAGATTATGATTTAAAAACAGAACTTTCTCCAAATCTGAAACTTGAAACACCCATTATGATCGGGCACATGAGTTACGGTGCAATTTCTCTTAATGCACAACTTGCAATGGCAAAGGCCGCGGCAGATACAGGCACATTCATGGGGACTGGTGAGGGAGGTCTTCATGAAGCACTCCACCCGTATCAGAATAATATGATTGTTCAGATTGCATCCGGACGCTTTGGTGTTGATATAAATTATCTTGAAAGGGGCGCCGCAATTGAAATTAAAATTGGACAGGGAGCAAAACCAGGTATTGGGGGTCATCTTCCGGGAGAGAAGGTTTCAGAAGATGTATCAAAAACAAGGATGATTCCGCTTCACAGCGATGCAATAAGCCCTGCACCTCATCATGACATTTACAGTATCGAGGATCTGGCACAGCTTGTAAGAAGCTTAAAAGAAGCAACTGAATGGAAAAAACCGGTTTTTGTAAAAATAGCCGCTGTTCATAATGCCGCAGCAATTGCGGCCGGAATTGCACGTTCGTCTGCAGATGCAGTAGTAGTTGACGGCTTTCGCGGAGGCTCGGGTGCAACACCAAAAGTTTTTCGTGATAATGTCGGGATTCCTATTGAAGCGGCAGTTGCGGCAATCGATTCCAAATTAAGAGATCAGGGTGTGAGAAATGAAATATCTGTTATCGCAAGCGGCGGTATCAGAAACAGTGCAGATTTGACAAAAATAATAGCACTTGGCGCAGATGCTGTATACATTGGAACAGCCGCCTTAATCTCCATGGGATGTCGTGTATGCGGATCATGTTATAAAGGACTTTGCCCATGGGGAATTGCCACACAAAGGCAGGATCTTGTTGACAGATTAAATCCTGATGAGGCATACAAAAATGTTTCAAACCTGATAAATGGCTGGACACTTGAGTTGTCAGAATTAATGGGCGCCGCCGGAATAAATTCTATTGAAAGTCTGCGTGGAAACCGTGACAGATTAAGAGGATATCTTCTGGATGAAGAAATAATGAATATTTTGGATGTACAAATGGTTGGAGCATAA
- a CDS encoding Coenzyme F420 hydrogenase/dehydrogenase, beta subunit C-terminal domain translates to MQQINYKKLKEEVWDLNKCSGCGACCTVCPADALVFIKSDNSHPVNTGYCKDITDFVKCGACYNVCPRTDSNEDKKDMLGEYIEIKAAKAIMDIPGRQSGGAVTAILKNALKRGIIDAVVTVSEDRWTHMPKSVLITSDDTIEKTAGSIYNWWTPTLLALSDAVILKKCRNIAVVGTPCAVSALRLMKNSENDLVMPFGKTIRLIIGLFCTETFDYQKLMNDKIKTDLGIDSWKIKKMDIKGKLEITLGDESKITVPLSELENTIRTGCRICKDFTAVDSDISAGSVGSPEGNTTLIIRNSEGLEFFESAVNEGFLEVSNEIDITSIIKLAEKKKKTAEDKE, encoded by the coding sequence ATGCAGCAAATTAATTATAAAAAATTAAAGGAAGAGGTCTGGGACTTAAATAAGTGTTCAGGGTGTGGTGCATGCTGTACAGTGTGTCCGGCAGATGCCCTTGTTTTTATAAAGTCTGATAATTCTCATCCTGTAAATACAGGATACTGTAAAGATATAACAGACTTTGTCAAATGTGGCGCCTGTTATAATGTCTGTCCAAGAACAGATTCTAATGAAGATAAAAAGGATATGCTTGGAGAGTATATTGAAATCAAAGCAGCAAAAGCTATAATGGATATTCCCGGCAGACAAAGCGGCGGGGCGGTTACGGCAATTCTAAAAAATGCTCTTAAAAGAGGAATTATTGATGCTGTTGTAACTGTTTCTGAGGACAGATGGACTCATATGCCAAAGTCTGTTCTTATAACTTCAGATGATACAATCGAAAAAACTGCAGGTAGCATATATAATTGGTGGACACCCACACTACTGGCTCTCTCAGATGCAGTTATATTAAAAAAATGCAGGAATATTGCAGTTGTTGGAACACCTTGTGCTGTATCTGCACTGCGGCTGATGAAAAACAGCGAAAATGATCTTGTAATGCCGTTTGGGAAAACAATACGACTGATTATCGGCCTGTTCTGTACTGAAACATTTGACTATCAAAAACTGATGAATGATAAGATAAAAACAGATTTAGGAATTGATTCCTGGAAAATAAAAAAAATGGACATCAAAGGAAAGCTTGAAATAACACTTGGTGATGAATCAAAAATTACAGTTCCTCTCTCAGAGCTTGAAAATACAATTCGCACAGGATGCAGAATCTGCAAGGATTTTACAGCAGTTGATTCTGACATCTCGGCAGGTTCTGTTGGTTCTCCTGAAGGCAATACAACCCTTATCATCAGAAACTCAGAAGGGCTGGAATTTTTTGAAAGTGCTGTCAATGAAGGATTTCTTGAAGTATCAAATGAAATAGACATAACTTCAATTATAAAACTGGCTGAAAAAAAGAAAAAAACAGCTGAGGATAAAGAGTAA
- a CDS encoding DUF169 domain-containing protein — protein sequence MNDEMQNKPDYAEISKKLVDTLNLPQSPVAVKLAKSPEGIPEGVNEIEKAVRHCQMVAMAGVEGKIFYAKGDKHACAGGGWALGVKEITPSLQTGEFYFKLGKYESWASCMRTIKSVPFVHKTASVEPATYATVYAPLEKTPFDPHVVIIVAQPVHMLKFAQAILYKMGGRIHSEFSGIQSVCADACAQPYLTGKPNISLGCDGSRKFSGINDELMVMGIPGEMIEEIAEAVLIVSDAPGSKTKK from the coding sequence ATGAATGATGAAATGCAGAATAAACCGGATTATGCAGAAATCTCAAAAAAACTTGTAGACACACTAAATCTTCCACAGTCGCCTGTTGCAGTAAAACTTGCCAAATCACCTGAAGGAATTCCTGAAGGAGTAAATGAGATTGAAAAGGCAGTAAGACACTGTCAGATGGTTGCAATGGCAGGAGTTGAAGGAAAAATATTCTATGCCAAAGGCGATAAGCATGCATGTGCCGGAGGGGGATGGGCTCTTGGTGTAAAAGAAATTACACCTTCACTTCAGACAGGAGAATTTTATTTTAAGCTGGGAAAATATGAATCCTGGGCATCATGTATGAGGACAATTAAGAGTGTTCCTTTTGTTCACAAGACGGCCTCTGTTGAGCCGGCGACTTATGCAACTGTTTATGCACCTCTTGAAAAGACACCTTTTGATCCGCATGTTGTGATTATTGTCGCACAACCGGTTCATATGCTAAAGTTTGCTCAGGCAATTCTTTACAAGATGGGCGGCAGAATTCACTCCGAATTTTCAGGAATTCAGTCAGTATGTGCAGATGCGTGTGCACAGCCATATCTTACAGGAAAACCCAATATCTCCTTAGGATGTGACGGCTCAAGAAAATTTTCAGGAATAAATGATGAACTTATGGTAATGGGCATTCCTGGAGAGATGATAGAAGAGATTGCAGAAGCAGTTTTAATTGTATCTGATGCTCCCGGCTCAAAGACTAAAAAATAA
- a CDS encoding YeeE/YedE thiosulfate transporter family protein translates to MAENLHKNKSVQLIIGLLIGIGFGFFLQKGGVTEYDVIISQLLLIDFTVVKVIAAAVLVGMPGVYLLQRYGYAKKHINKGSFGTAIIGGLIFGVGFAILGLCPGTVAGAVGQGYMDALFGGVVGIILGTGIFAGLYPKLSSGILNYKPIKHETLYELLGVKQAYLIVFCLIAGIVILYALEYFGL, encoded by the coding sequence ATGGCTGAAAATCTTCATAAGAACAAATCTGTTCAGCTTATAATCGGGTTATTGATAGGGATTGGATTTGGTTTTTTCCTCCAGAAAGGCGGGGTTACAGAATATGATGTAATCATCAGTCAGCTTTTACTCATCGATTTTACTGTTGTAAAAGTAATTGCGGCGGCAGTTCTTGTTGGAATGCCCGGAGTGTATCTTCTTCAGCGTTATGGATATGCAAAAAAGCATATTAACAAAGGCTCTTTTGGAACGGCTATAATAGGTGGTCTGATATTTGGAGTTGGATTTGCAATCTTAGGTCTTTGTCCGGGAACTGTTGCAGGAGCAGTTGGACAGGGATATATGGATGCTTTGTTTGGAGGAGTTGTTGGAATAATTCTTGGAACAGGAATATTTGCAGGACTTTATCCTAAACTGAGCAGTGGAATTTTGAATTACAAACCCATAAAGCACGAAACCCTTTATGAACTGCTTGGAGTGAAACAGGCATATCTGATTGTTTTCTGTTTAATTGCAGGAATAGTTATTTTGTATGCCTTAGAGTACTTTGGATTGTAA
- a CDS encoding YeeE/YedE thiosulfate transporter family protein, producing the protein MMEFLTQVTWSPYIAGAGIGVLSWLSFYLSNKPLGCSTTYFRTYGMLRKAVSKKGIDENPYYQKYKPEIEWQWMLVLGIVFGAFISSYLSGVFELKWIPDMFSGRFGDNPVVRIIVAIAGGILMGFGARFAGGCTSGHGISGTTQLSLTSIIAVIFMFVGGIATAFLIYGVI; encoded by the coding sequence ATGATGGAGTTTCTGACTCAGGTGACCTGGTCGCCATATATTGCAGGAGCCGGGATAGGAGTTTTGAGCTGGCTTTCTTTTTATCTTTCAAATAAACCTCTTGGATGTTCGACAACGTATTTCAGAACCTATGGAATGCTTAGAAAAGCAGTCAGTAAAAAAGGAATTGATGAAAACCCTTATTATCAAAAGTACAAACCGGAGATAGAATGGCAGTGGATGCTTGTTTTAGGAATTGTGTTCGGCGCTTTTATATCTTCATACCTTTCCGGTGTATTTGAATTAAAATGGATTCCTGACATGTTTTCAGGACGTTTTGGTGACAATCCGGTAGTAAGAATAATTGTTGCAATTGCAGGCGGAATTCTTATGGGATTTGGAGCCCGTTTTGCAGGAGGATGCACAAGCGGGCATGGCATATCCGGCACAACACAACTTTCCCTCACAAGCATAATTGCAGTCATTTTTATGTTTGTTGGCGGAATTGCTACTGCATTTTTAATATATGGAGTGATTTAA